A window of the Oryzias melastigma strain HK-1 linkage group LG11, ASM292280v2, whole genome shotgun sequence genome harbors these coding sequences:
- the klhl7 gene encoding kelch-like protein 7, with translation MTGMASPEKASSSKKKGERKCASKEEYRQLSGIMAVMNNLRKQGTLCDVTLVVQGKHFSAHRVVLAAASPFFSLMFTTRMMESMSHEVELRSAEPEIIELLIEFIYTARISVNSSNVQSLLDAANQYQIEPVKKMCVEFLKGQIDPTNCLGITALADCMDCPELRTAAEDFFQLHFTEVYKLDEFLQLDVSRLTHLLHQDKLTVRSEAQIYDAAVRWLKYDVCNRQQYMVEVLGCVRFPLVSKTFLSKTVQGEPLIQDNPQCLKMVISGMRYHLLSLEDREDLGESSRPRRKKHDYRIALFGGSQPQSCRYFNPKDCSWTDIRCPFEKRRDATAVFWDNVVYILGGSQLFPIKRMDCYNVLKDSWYSKLGPPTPRDSLAACASQGKIYTSGGSEVGSSASNLFECYDTRTESWQVKTSMLMARCSHGSVEANGLVYVCGGTVGNNVSGRIVNNCEVYDPNTQKWRELSGMKEARKNHGLVVVNSRIYAVGGQGPLGGLDSVEYYDIASNEWRSAAPMPWRGVTVKCAAVGEVIYVLAGFQGVGRLGHALEYHTETDRWVTYSKVRAFPVTNCLICVVDTCGVNEDEDVDLIDSQQTSTATSSASTSSTATTSQK, from the exons ATGACAGGAATGGCATCTCCAGAGAAAGCGTCGAGCTCCAAGAAGAAAGGAGAGAGAAAATGTGCCTCCAAAGAAGAGTACAGACAGCTGTCCGGCATCATGGCAGTCATGAACAACCTACGAAAACAG ggaACACTGTGTGATGTGACCCTAGTGGTTCAGGGGAAGCACTTTTCTGCTCACAGGGTAGTTCTGGCCGCTGCCAGTCCCTTTTTCAGCCTCATGTTCACCA CCAGGATGATGGAGTCGATGTCCCATGAGGTGGAGCTGAGGAGCGCCGAGCCAGAGATTATTGAACTGCTGATTGAGTTTATTTACACAGCCAG AATCTCAGTGAACAGCAGCAACGTCCAATCATTGCTGGATGCAGCTAACCAGTACCAGATCGAGCCGGTCAAGAAGATGTGTGTGGAGTTTCTTAAAGGCCAGATTGATCCTACAAACTGTTTAG GTATCACTGCTCTCGCAGACTGCATGGACTGCCCTGAGCTGAGGACGGCCGCAGAAGACTTTTTCCAGCTTCATTTTACTGAAGTTTACAAACTGGATGAATTCTTGCAGCTTGATGTTTCACGGCTCACTCACCTGCTGCACCAGGACAAACTCACCGTCCGCTCTGAAGCCCAG ATCTATGATGCAGCCGTGCGTTGGCTGAAGTATGACGTGTGCAACAGACAGCAGTACATGGTGGAGGTTCTGGGATGTGTCCGTTTTCCTCTGGTTTCCAAAACGTTCCTTTCCAAGACTGTTCAGGGCGAGCCGCTGATCCAGGACAACCCACAGTGCCTCAAGATGGTCATCA GTGGGATGCGTTATCATTTGCTCTCCTTGGAGGACCGAGAAGACCTGGGCGAGAGCAGTCGGCCACGGCGCAAAAAACACGACTATCGCATCGCTCTGTTTGGAGGCTCCCAGCCTCAGTCCTGCCGCTACTTTAACCCAAAG GATTGCAGCTGGACAGACATCCGATGCCCCTTTGAGAAGCGCAGAGATGCCACAGCCGTCTTTTGGGACAATGTGGTTTACATCCTCGGGGGTTcccagctgttccccatcaagCGCATGGACTGCTACAATGTCCTGAAGGACAGCTGGTACTCGAAGCTCGGCCCGCCCACGCCTCGTGACAGTTTGGCAGCTTGTGCTTCCCAAGGAAAAATCTACACGTCTGGAGGATCGGAAGTGG GTAGTTCAGCCTCGAACCTCTTTGAGTGTTACGATACGAGGACGGAGTCGTGGCAGGTGAAAACCAGCATGCTGATGGCTCGCTGCAGTCACGGCTCAGTGGAGGCCAACGGACTGGTTTATGTGTGCGGAGGAACGGTGGGAAACAACGTCTCTGGAAGGATTGTGAACAACTGTGAGGTGTATGACCCTAACACACAAAA ATGGAGGGAGCTGAGTGGGATGAAAGAAGCCAGGAAGAACCATGGATTAGTGGTTGTCAACAGTAGGATCTATGCTGTTGGAGGCCAGGGGCCATTAG GTGGACTGGATTCAGTGGAATATTACGACATCGCCAGCAACGAGTGGCGCTCTGCGGCTCCAATGCCATGGAGGGGCGTGACTGTGAAGTGTGCTGCTGTGGGTGAAGTCATCTACGTGCTGGCGGGGTTCCAGGGGGTGGGCCGGCTTGGTCACGCCTTGGAGTACCACACAGAAACTGATcg ATGGGTGACGTACAGCAAAGTGCGAGCGTTTCCCGTCACCAACTGCCTGATCTGCGTCGTCGACACATGTGGGGTCAACGAGGACGAAGACGTTGACCTGATTGACTCGCAGCAAACATCTACCGCGACCTCATCTGCCTCTACCTCCTCTACCGCCACAACTTCACAGaagtag
- the si:ch73-345f18.3 gene encoding uncharacterized protein si:ch73-345f18.3 yields MSSFLCCCCLNDNSSSERQPLLNSKEGDGAGTARPPRPGQDVAYLKQSGSLQMRRVNVPELDQRFADLAQTFNQHQECFERMVKGIRNLQKEYDCTRCDHMSLSECVGKIMKEWETKYKVTLKMKGYDFTLNVVPVSLEGETEEEALPPALQHAQNEVRYISDRAKVTISKSTTLQELTGWLLRSQSKMIEQVHGAAENYQEQGRLKENLEENMREVRRAQELIQEYKQQAGEVLKEAAQIAEAQL; encoded by the exons ATGTCCtctttcctctgctgctgctgcctgaaCGACAACTCCAGCAGTGAG aGGCAACCTCTGCTGAACTCCAAAGAAGGCGATGGAGCTGGAACAGCCAGACCCCCCCGTCCAGGACAGG aTGTTGCTTATTTGAAGCAAAGTGGAAGTCTCCAGATGAGGCGAGTGAACGTCCCAGAGCTGGATCAGAGGTTTGCTGACCTGGCACAGACCTTCAACCAACATCAAGAGTGCTTTGAGAGGATGGTCAAGGGAATCAGAAACCTGCAAAAAGAATACGACTGCACACGCTGTGACCACATGAGCCTCTCTGAATGTGTGGGAAAGATCATGAAGGAGTGGG AGACAAAATACAAGGTCACCCTGAAGATGAAGGGGTACGACTTCACTCTGAATGTGGTTCCTGTCAGTTTGGAGGGTGAAACCGAGGAAGAAGCATTGCCTCCAGCTCTGCAGCATGCTCAGAATGAAGTCAGATATATTTCTGATCGGGCCAAGGTCACCATCTCAAAAAGCACCACACTTCAAGAGCTGACGGGCTGGCTGCTGCGAAGCCAGAGTAAAATGATTGAGCAAGTGCATGGAGCAGCCGAAAATTACCAAGAGCAAGGAAGACTGAAGGAGAACCTGGAGGAAAATATGAGAGAAGTGAGGAGGGCTCAGGAGTTAATACAAGAATATAAGCAGCAGGCTGGGGAGGTCCTTAAAGAAGCTGCACAGATCGCTGAGGCTCAGTTGTAG
- the aste1b gene encoding protein asteroid homolog 1 yields MGVQGLTTFVEGNSNFLQNLNFKNSRLVIDGCSLYFYLYFNHGLDQQHGGDYDAFACLLIRFLSALAACNIQAFVVLDGGTDPSDKKFATLRERMQGKIRDADHICHGRNGSVLPLLTRDVFIQVLIQRGIPLVQCPAEADWEIACLAYNWKCPVLTNDSDFYVFDLPAGYLPLRYFQWSNVGGKPSQRHISARHYTTNSLCRWFGGLNPELLPLCAVLSGNDYKAPKGIERLLSLINVHAGSSKGGSSSSRIKGLLIWLSSFPNVAEALEEVSRVMGEEAGGGKRGKEGGLSFQLWTAMQDYNIKSQSSLASWFSEGKAVFGGKTLSLAQLPEYLKLAATQGQLDPLAIDALVMRRVFLIPQVENSKLASSHSTSRAVRQAIYGLLLQKEQESATHRRSSGGRGRGGSGQAGTEQKCFSAASTESIVVEEYDRLEINLKKNQVEACITRNHAHLNKLCQAPEAARIRVLLDVLGVNDSVLAPVPARLQLAVAVTGFWLREAVPPPSQLVLQALVLGLVFGELSLNIQARAPQQRRAVPQHDCAAERNGMNRQRVRQGNRRGVDAGVAHSISQWQACLWSALCLNQVLLMPLPQPPLSWIFSGSLVHGLLRYLNGGRPAESLLTEGCFYRRLYTILLDAVRDCGIRANPRSSASSRRRRGRRGGHRGGRGARGGGRGAEEITNRFALLMSEEEEEEADGL; encoded by the exons ATGGGTGTGCAGGGTTTGACCACGTTTGTGGAGGGAAACAGCAACTTCCTTCAAAACTTGAATTTTAAGAACAGCCGCCTGGTGATTGATGGCTGCAGCCTGTACTTTTACCTGTACTTCAACCATGGATTGGACCAGCAGCATGGAGGGGATTATGATGCCTTCGCTTGCCTGCTCATCCGGTTTCTTTCTGCTTTGGCAGCCTGCAACATCCAAGCGTTTGTGGTACTTGATGGAG GAACAGACCCCAGTGATAAGAAGTTTGCGACGCTACGGGAGCGCATGCAGGGGAAGATCAGAGACGCAGACCACATCTGTCACGGTCGAAACGGGTCTGTCCTGCCACTCCTCACCAGAGACGTCTTCATCCAGGTCCTCATTCAGAGAGGGATCCCGCTGGTTCAGTGTCCAGCTGAGGCCGACTGGGAAATAGCGTGCTTGGCATACAACTGGAAGTGTCCAGTACTGACAAACGACAGCGATTTTTATGTCTTTGACCTTCCAG ctggCTATCTGCCACTTCGTTATTTCCAGTGGAGCAACGTTGGTGGAAAACCATCTCAACGCCACATCTCAGCTCGCCATTACACCACAAACAGCCTGTGTCGCTGGTTTGGCGGGTTGAACCCGGAGCTGTTACCACTGTGTGCAGTCCTGAGTGGTAACGACTACAAGGCTCCGAAAGGGATTGAGAGGCTTCTTTCTCTGATAAACGTGCACGCAGGTAGCAGTAAAGGTGGATCATCTAGTTCTCGCATTAAGGGACTCCTCATTTGGCTGTCCTCTTTTCCAAACGTGGCCGAGGCTCTTGAAGAGGTGAGCAGGGTTATGGGGGAGGAAGCTGGGGGAGGAAAGAGAGGAAAGGAGGGTGGGCTCAGCTTCCAGCTGTGGACAGCCATGCAGGACTACAACATCAAATCTCAAAGCTCTTTGGCGAGCTGGTTCTCTGAAGGTAAGGCAGTCTTTGGAGGGAAGACGCTCAGTCTGGCGCAGCTGCCGGAGTACCTGAAACTTGCAGCAACTCAGGGACAGTTGGACCCTTTGGCCATTGATGCTTTGGTGATGCGAAGAGTCTTTCTCATTCCGCAGGTGGAAAATAGTAAGTTAGCCAGCAGCCACTCCACATCTAGAGCCGTACGTCAAGCTATCTATGGGCTTCTGCTGCAGAAAGAGCAAGAAAGTGCAACTCACAGAAGAAGTAGTGGAGGAAGAGGGCGGGGAGGCAGTGGTCAGGCAGGCACTGAACAGAAGTGCTTTAGTGCAGCAAGTACGGAGTCGATTGTGGTTGAAGAGTACGACCGATTGGAgataaacctgaaaaaaaaccaAGTGGAGGCATGCATCACCAGGAACCATGCACATCTGAATAAACTCTGCCAG GCGCCTGAGGCAGCACGGATTCGTGTCCTGTTAGATGTTTTGGGCGTGAATGACTCCGTCCTGGCCCCTGTTCCTGCCCGCCTGCAGCTGGCTGTGGCCGTCACTGGGTTCTGGTTGCGGGAGGCAGTACCACCACCTTCACAGCTCGTGCTGCAGGCTTTGGTTCTGGGCTTGGTCTTTGGCGAGCTGTCATTAAACATACAGGCTAGAGCTCCTCAACAGCGACGTGCTG TCCCACAGCATGACTGTGCTGCAGAACGAAACGGAATGAATCGACAACGAGTGAGACAAGGGAACAGACGGGGAGTGGATGCTGGAGTAGCTCATAGTATCAGCCAATGGCAGGCCTGCCTTTGGAGTGCACTGTGCCTCAATCAGGTGCTGCTGATGCCGCTGCCTCAGCCCCCTCTGTCATG GATTTTCAGTGGTTCTTTGGTCCACGGCCTCCTGAGGTACCTGAATGGAGGCCGGCCTGCAGAGTCCCTGCTGACCGAGGGCTGCTTTTACAGACGACTCTACACCATTCTGCTGGACGCTGTGAGGGACTGCGGCATCAGAGCAAACCCTCGCTCTTCAGCATCCAGCAGGCGAAGACGAGGCAGAAGAGGAGGACATAGGGGTGGAAGAGGGGCTCGTGGTGGGGGTAGGGGTGCAGAGGAGATCACCAACAGGTTTGCTCTCCTCAtgagtgaggaagaggaggaggaggcggatgGGCTTTAA